The genome window CTCGCCGACCTGTGGAGCACGTCCTACGCGCAGGGCGTGATGCTCGACATGGAGTACGACCCGGCCCCGCCGTTCCCCGGCGGCAGCCCCGAAACGACGCCACCCGGCGTGCTCGCTATGATGCAGGCGATGTACGACGCCGGCGTCCTGCCCCTCATGGAGCAGTTCGAAGCCGGGCAGACCAATGACTAGCCGACTGCTTCTTGCAGCACTCGCGCTGCTCCTCGCGCTGCCCGTCGCTGCGCAGCACGACCACGCCGAGGCCGCCGCCGGCGAGGCCGAGACGTTCGTCGTCGAAGGCTTCCGGCTCGACCCGGCAGACCCTCCGCCAGGTAGCGCTGTCGGGCGGGCCGGAGCGAGGCTGCCGGGCGGGGGCTACCTCCACGTCACCTACGGCAAGCCGTACGCGCGCGGGCGCCAGATCTTCGGCGGCCTCGTCGGCTACGACATGGTGTGGTCGACGGGCGCGCACCGTGCCACCGAGCTCGTCGTGACCGTGCCGGTGACGGTCGGCGGCGAGGACCTGGAGCCGGGCGTCTACAGCCTCTTCACGACGCCGCGGCCGGACCGCTGGACGCTCCACCTCAACTCGGTCCTCGGGATGCACCTCGCCGACGAGTACGACCCCGCGAACGATGTGCTCACGGCCGACGCTGCGCCGGAGGCGCTCGACGAGACGGTCGAGGCGTTCGTGATCGACTTCGTGCCGGAGGGGGAGGGTGTGGACCTCCGCATCCAGTGGGACCGTACCGCTGCGCGCATCCCCATCCGCCCGCGCTGAACCCAGAGACCGATGAGTGAGCTAGAGGCTGGACGCTTCGACGCCGAACGCGCCGCGCACTACGACGACCACATCCGCCGCGTCTCGCCGGGCTACGAGGTGCTCCACGACCACATCG of Bacteroidota bacterium contains these proteins:
- a CDS encoding DUF2911 domain-containing protein — encoded protein: MTSRLLLAALALLLALPVAAQHDHAEAAAGEAETFVVEGFRLDPADPPPGSAVGRAGARLPGGGYLHVTYGKPYARGRQIFGGLVGYDMVWSTGAHRATELVVTVPVTVGGEDLEPGVYSLFTTPRPDRWTLHLNSVLGMHLADEYDPANDVLTADAAPEALDETVEAFVIDFVPEGEGVDLRIQWDRTAARIPIRPR